ACGTCGCCATATTTCTCGTAGAAGGTGTCGCTGAGATCTTCGCCGGCGGCGACGATGCGGTAGGTGCGCTCATTGAGCTGGGTCGGCTCGCGTGCGACGCCGAGCGGATCAATGAGGGTTGTGATGCCGGTGTTGGCGGCGCGCAGGACGAAGCTGCGCGTCTCGATGGCGCGCATCCGCACGGTGGCCATGTGCTGCCAGGGGGCGCTGGTGTTGCCGAACCAGGCGTCGTTGGTGATGTTGGCCAGCACGTCCGAGCCGCCGCGCTCAAAGTCGCGAACCAGCTCGGGGAAAATTCCCTCATAACAGATCAACGTGCCGATGCGCGTGTCGCCAAGCTCGATGGGGCGCGCGCCCATGCCGGGGGTAAAATCGGTGCCGCCGACCTCGGTTACCTTGTCGACAAAGAAGAACAGCCAGGTAAGGGGCACGTACTCACCGAAAGGAACGAGGATGTTCTTGTCATAGCGGATCAGCTCTTCGACGCCCGGCTGCATGAGGAAGGCGCTGTTGTAATAGCGGCGCGCCTCGTAGTGGGGCGCCCCGAAGAGAAT
This sequence is a window from Chrysiogenia bacterium. Protein-coding genes within it:
- the lnt gene encoding apolipoprotein N-acyltransferase, coding for ARRAGMESKMNTGEPLLRAALIQGNIEQRMKWDPEWEEEILETYEDLTRKAVAEAKQNGDLDLVVWPEAAVPFFPTDESAPGWRLRRLVNETGVPILFGAPHYEARRYYNSAFLMQPGVEELIRYDKNILVPFGEYVPLTWLFFFVDKVTEVGGTDFTPGMGARPIELGDTRIGTLICYEGIFPELVRDFERGGSDVLANITNDAWFGNTSAPWQHMATVRMRAIETRSFVLRAANTGITTLIDPLGVAREPTQLNERTYRIVAAGEDLSDTFYEKYGDVVVGLSTLGMLITAGFALIRRKKAPPPEESEDA